The following coding sequences are from one Solea solea chromosome 11, fSolSol10.1, whole genome shotgun sequence window:
- the LOC131469095 gene encoding uncharacterized protein LOC131469095: MLYQTQLFTPKQCVCHVPVPLYSFPCIASYRHSIDLIYLFWQVSRCFMMWGVALIFLSCVQAEVMSHEITVKCREYYGFPPISNTTPSFLADLKGELVTVEENTMLNISWAVNIDASIKYLKGTYITIDGESYHCDYKPHLSEDITESKQRWFSFLIEASNGFTSIQVTNLPLPPLGSDSSYKTLLFNIPKQSMQVSTASVTLETAQVSTVETPASTVRGEVEHITIAIVGGLAVLMILTMCCIICKSNIFFKCTFSDKGQRHENWALYRIE, from the exons ATGTTATATCAAACACAACTTTTCACACCAAAACAATGCGTATGTCATGTTCCAGTTCCACTGTATTCTTTTCCCTGTATAGCCTCATATAGACATAGTATAGACCTCATTTATCTTTTTTGGCAGGTCAGTCGTTGCTTCATGATGTGGGGTGTCGCGttgatttttctttcctgtgtcCAGGCTGAAGTGATGTCACATGAAATT ACTGTGAAGTGTCGTGAATATTATG gTTTCCCACCCATCAGTAATACCACTCCATCTTTCCTTGCGGACTTAAAAGGGGAGCTGGTGACAGTGGAAGAGAATACGATGCTAAACATCAGCTGGGCCGTCAACATTGATG CTAGTATTAAATATCTGAAGGGCACTTATATCACAATTGATGGGGAATCATACCACTGTGACTACAAGCCACATCTGAGTGAAGACATCACTGAGTCAAAGCAG AGATGGTTTAGTTTTTTAATAGAGGCAAGCAATGGTTTCACCTCCATCCAAGTCACCAATCTCCCTCTACCTCCTCTTGGGAGTGACTCCTCTTATAAGACTCTACTTTTTAACATCCCAAAgc AGTCTATGCAAGTATCTACAG CTAGTGTAACGCTAGAGACTGCTCAAGTCTCTACAG ttgAGACCCCTGCTTCAA CTGTGAGGGGAGAAGTTGAACATATCACTATCGCCATCGTAGGAGGACTGGCTGTTTTGATGATCCTGACCATGTGCTGCATTATCTGTAaatccaacattttttttaaatgcacatttagTGATAAGGGACAAAGGCACGAAAACTGGGCTttatatagaatagaatag
- the selenok gene encoding selenoprotein K isoform X1 translates to MVYVSNGQVLDSRSQSPWRLSLLADLFWGAVEFISLFFRTLVHPDLKKDGNSNTSRFSDGRGPPGPPGGRRRMGRINHAAGPNAPPMGGGGUGR, encoded by the exons ATGGTGTACGTGTCCAACG gtcaGGTCCTGGACAGCAGGTCCCAGTCACCTTGGCGATTGTCATTATTGGCCGATCTCTTCTGGGGAGCAGTGGAATTCATCAGCCTATT TTTTAGGACATTGGTTCACCCAGACTTGAAAAAGGATGGAAATAGTAATACATCACGCTTCAGTGATGGCAGAGG CCCTCCAGGTCCCCCTGGTGGCAGAAGGCGGATGGGAAGAATAAACCATGCTGCCGGTCCAAATGCCCCACCAATgggtggaggaggatgaggaaggtga
- the actr8 gene encoding actin-related protein 8: protein MTQAEKEQDNGKEKEKEREKEKDKEQQRGVKRPIAPPTIPEPLQEQIQSNFIVVIHPGSRTLRIGRATDTVPITIPHVIARRHKQSGQPKYEDAWLLRDGLNKPESKEQRQNGLKMVDQAIWSKKMSNGVRRTPVSAEQARAYNCQVRPAVLDSSSRVKWTNTAHHPPHLVGEEALYVNPTDCYNIHWPIVRGQLNVHPGPGGSLTAVLADLETIWSHVIQKHLEVQLKDLKYYRCILLVPDIYNRQHIKEVVNMLLLNMGFSAIIVHQESVCATFGSGLSSACVVDVGDQKTSLCCVEDGVSHRNSRLCLAYGGSDVTRSFFWLLQRAGFPYRDCQLSSRLDCQLLQHLKETFCHLDQDISGLQDKEFQTRFPESPSLLYQVRLGDEKLQASMGLFYPTTFGIVGQKMTSLQYRSQGDSEDPHDEHYLLATQSKQDQSSKSAADRKAISRPGGALDGEMSSQGGIGELSDLPRGCGMGGSGAGMQGEMELGPAQGECLMGAGEVDEPLSAHLSRKSAIMSQFESKALGLDKAILHSIDCCASDETKRKMYSSILVVGGGLMFHGAQEFLLHRIINKMPPSFRRLVDNVEVITRPKDLDPRLISWKGGAVLACLDTTQEMWIHQREWQRFGVRMLRERAAFVW, encoded by the exons ATGACTCAGGCAGAGAAGGAGCAGGACAACgggaaggagaaagaaaaggagcgAGAAAAGGAGAAAGATAAAGAGCAGCAGCGTGGTGTGAAAAGACCCATCGCTCCTCCAACCATCCCAGAACCTCTTCAGGAG CAAATACAGAGCAATTTCATAGTTGTCATCCACCCTGGTTCAAGGACACTCCGTATCGGCCGAGCAACAGACACAGTTCCAATCACCATCCCACATGTGATTGCACGCAGACACAAGCAAAGTGGACAACCCAAATATGAAGATGCCTGGCTGCTGAGAGATGGTCTCAAT AAACCAGAGAGTAAAGAGCAGAGGCAGAATGGACTGAAAATGGTTGACCAGGCCATCTGGTCCAAGAAGATGTCAAACGGTGTGCGGAGGACTCCTGTGTCTGctgaacag GCCAGAGCATATAATTGCCAGGTCCGTCCAGCAGTACTCGACAGCAGCTCCAGGGTAAAGTGGACCAACACAGCCCACCATCCTCCTCATCTGGTGGGAGAggag GCTCTTTATGTGAATCCAACTGATTGTTATAACATCCACTGGCCCATCGTCAGGGGGCAGCTCAATGTACACCCTGGTCCTGGAGGCTCACTGACTGCTGTCCTGGCTGACCTTGAGACAATTTGGAGTCATGTCATTCAAAAACATCTTGAGGTCCAACTCAAAGATTTAAAG TATTACAGATGTATCCTCCTTGTCCCTGACATCTACAACAGACAGCACATCAAGGAAGTTGTAAACATGCTGCTACTTAATATGGGCTTCTCAG CAATTATTGTGCACCAGGAGTCAGTATGTGCTACATTTGGTAGTGGGTTAAGCAGTGCTTGCGTCGTGGATGTAGGAGACCAGAAGACCAGTCTCTGCTGTGTAGAGGATGGGGTTTCCCACCGTAACTCCAG GTTGTGTTTGGCATATGGAGGTTCAGATGTGACTCGTTCTTTCTTCTGGCTCCTGCAGAGAGCAGGTTTTCCCTACAGAGACTGTCAACTGTCCAGCAGACTGGACTGTCAGCTATTGCAACATTTAAAAGAGACCTTCTGTCATCTAGATCaa GACATATCAGGACTACAAGATAAAGAATTCCAGACACGTTTCCCAGAATCCCCCTCTCTGCTCTACCAGGTTCGATTAGGAGATGAGAAATTACAG gcATCGATGGGACTTTTCTACCCAACCACTTTTGGTATCGTTGGTCAGAAGATGACATCACTCCAGTACCGTTCTCAAGGTGACTCGGAAGATCCTCATGATGAACACTACCTGCTGGCTACACAGAGCAAACAGGACCAG TCCTCCAAATCTGCTGCAGACCGGAAGGCTATCTCCAGACCAGGTGGAGCTTTGGATGGAGAGATGAGCAGTCAAGGAGGGATTGGAGAGCTCTCTGACCTACCCAGGGGCTGCGGGATGGGTGGCAGTGGAGCAGGGATGCAAGGGGAGATGGAGCTCGGGCCTGCCCAGGGCGAGTGCTTGATGGGGGCGGGAGAAGTAGATGAGCCCCTGTCTGCTCATCTCTCCAGGAAGTCTGCAATCATGAGCCAGTTTGAAAGTAAAGCACTGGGCCTGGATAAAGCCATCCTGCATAGCATCGACTGCTGTG CATCTGATGAAACCAAACGAAAGATGTACAGCTCCATCCTAGTTGTGGGAGGGGGGCTCATGTTTCACGGTGCTCAGGAGTTTCTGTTACATCGGATTATCAACAAAATGCCGCCCTCCTTCAGAAGGCTGGTGGACAATGTGGAAGTAATCACACGGCCAAAG GACTTGGACCCTCGCCTGATATCATGGAAGGGGGGAGCAGTGCTGGCATGTCTGGACACGACCCAGGAGATGTGGATACACCAGAGAGAGTGGCAGCGCTTCGGTGTTCGAATGCTCCGTGAGAGAGCTGCCTTCGTCTGGTGA
- the selenok gene encoding selenoprotein K isoform X2 translates to MVYVSNGQVLDSRSQSPWRLSLLADLFWGAVEFISLFFRTLVHPDLKKDGNSNTSRFSDGRGPPGPPGGRRRMGRINHAAGPNAPPMGGGG, encoded by the exons ATGGTGTACGTGTCCAACG gtcaGGTCCTGGACAGCAGGTCCCAGTCACCTTGGCGATTGTCATTATTGGCCGATCTCTTCTGGGGAGCAGTGGAATTCATCAGCCTATT TTTTAGGACATTGGTTCACCCAGACTTGAAAAAGGATGGAAATAGTAATACATCACGCTTCAGTGATGGCAGAGG CCCTCCAGGTCCCCCTGGTGGCAGAAGGCGGATGGGAAGAATAAACCATGCTGCCGGTCCAAATGCCCCACCAATgggtggaggaggatga